From Chryseobacterium sp. IHB B 17019, one genomic window encodes:
- a CDS encoding TlpA family protein disulfide reductase, giving the protein MKKIYIISAILAAFSLQAQFTVTIQAPADFKDQDAILYTLNGSKDIIFSKEQSKNNTWTFKYPTNYMGMMKVYFPTSNNTFNFISENKNVNVKLETQTNKIKNIIYLDETNDIMSKIQEGSQKKELILPALSQIKEYYKDDTDFGKALKTEINRLAGNTGGVDQTQHPFIYYYNTNYSKFLSTDAAKKATQDDIINFIDKSNDMLETSSLLRPILVGYLNSGGNTNVTASVDKLLDRLKVETPRGQTVLSELIDIFDVYEMADYKEKYLNFAKNLKCTITDRLASTLKSNANVELGAAFPNYKFQSPVNTTAKSLYDVKADKKVIVFWSSTCSHCETELPQLLSKYNDLKAKNIQIVGLSLDIDKDSYSKKITAFPWVNDSELRGWNSTYVDTYNVHATPTYFILDANNKIINKPDHVGDVLEYFKLK; this is encoded by the coding sequence ATGAAAAAGATTTACATAATATCGGCAATATTAGCCGCATTTTCATTACAGGCACAATTCACTGTTACTATTCAGGCTCCGGCAGATTTTAAGGATCAGGATGCAATTCTATATACTTTAAATGGTTCAAAAGATATTATCTTTTCAAAGGAACAGAGTAAAAATAATACCTGGACTTTTAAATATCCAACAAATTATATGGGGATGATGAAAGTCTATTTCCCAACTTCCAATAATACATTCAATTTTATTTCTGAAAATAAAAATGTAAATGTTAAGCTTGAAACCCAGACGAATAAAATTAAAAATATCATCTATCTGGACGAGACAAATGATATCATGAGTAAAATCCAGGAGGGCTCTCAAAAAAAGGAGCTTATATTGCCTGCATTATCTCAGATTAAAGAATATTATAAGGATGATACAGACTTTGGCAAAGCCTTAAAAACAGAAATAAACAGGCTTGCCGGTAATACGGGCGGAGTTGATCAGACGCAGCATCCGTTTATTTATTACTACAATACAAACTACAGTAAATTTCTTTCGACAGACGCAGCAAAAAAAGCAACTCAGGATGATATTATTAATTTTATTGATAAATCTAATGATATGCTTGAGACTTCGTCACTGTTGAGACCGATTTTAGTGGGTTATCTTAATTCGGGGGGAAACACAAATGTGACTGCTTCTGTGGATAAGCTTTTAGACAGACTAAAGGTAGAAACACCTCGTGGACAGACGGTTTTGTCTGAGTTGATTGATATTTTTGATGTATATGAAATGGCAGACTATAAGGAAAAATACCTTAATTTTGCTAAAAATCTGAAATGTACAATCACAGATAGATTGGCTTCTACACTGAAGTCTAATGCAAATGTAGAATTGGGAGCAGCATTTCCAAACTATAAATTCCAATCACCTGTAAATACAACCGCAAAATCACTTTATGACGTTAAAGCTGATAAAAAAGTGATTGTATTTTGGTCGTCTACATGCTCACACTGTGAAACTGAGCTTCCTCAATTATTATCAAAATATAATGATTTAAAAGCTAAAAATATTCAAATTGTTGGGTTATCATTAGATATTGATAAAGATTCTTATTCTAAAAAAATTACAGCATTTCCTTGGGTGAATGATTCGGAATTAAGGGGATGGAATAGTACTTATGTAGATACCTATAATGTTCATGCAACTCCTACGTATTTTATTTTAGATGCTAACAATAAGATAATCAATAAACCAGATCACGTGGGCGATGTTTTGGAGTATTTTAAGTTAAAATAA
- a CDS encoding T9SS type A sorting domain-containing protein encodes MRKSLFAIGLLAAIGSVQAQNVLLHIDDAANTYVSEGALVYSGGGVQTRGDGTMDIHGNVMVVGTAGDAFKTITTAGADKTFGGSIMLRLNNPGSYATSTYGQLYIDGLSQANITGIVSKEFRADRHGNGNYFQQIAMPFSGKVLGSLAAEFSKNFNINRYGDPILKFDHFNAVSNHFTNLATGATSDPTGYYMLKSTNNNLNTSTPPATQPTIAPTPVGSVYTLNGKPYANLASPVTLQNAAASVNFGSGGNAINSYGEKYNTYIDDNFDFTVSGPWAGTFGKNYYQFGNPFLTNLDLSKIGFIENGGVTDGNNIVNIWGVEYNPGTVVTLANGATYATGNQVQTFNASGIPAGDIGLVIKPMQSFKIKLRDNTAQTLNFNTLRRFANTARAAATDYSVVAAKNSGAGAKGTTNTLKQLGVIALDATGNEIGRTYYVVSPASVTGHQSSNATTIQSMAIGGIVLGTFEEALTGGYDPNYTSVYSLYINEANEDNFKGKNVKLVNFNPGVKSYKFEVRENAELINNGAHQLSSGIGFYYKAANGTVQQAKQGDIVPVNGAEYDLYYGEPSNVVLAATDIKAAAPVRTQVVYNSAIENYIVRFDPNWKKADIEVYDMSGKLVISKKAVDATRDFVIELDGKIKNSYIVKVVSDKGDIVNTKILK; translated from the coding sequence ATGAGAAAAAGTTTATTTGCTATTGGTTTATTAGCAGCGATAGGTTCTGTTCAGGCGCAGAATGTTCTATTACATATAGATGACGCAGCTAACACGTATGTGAGTGAAGGCGCTCTGGTTTATTCCGGAGGAGGCGTTCAGACGAGAGGTGACGGTACTATGGATATTCATGGTAACGTTATGGTAGTAGGAACTGCCGGAGATGCTTTTAAAACAATTACCACTGCTGGTGCAGACAAGACTTTTGGTGGTAGTATAATGTTGAGGCTAAACAATCCGGGATCTTATGCTACTTCTACTTATGGCCAGTTATATATTGACGGATTGAGTCAAGCTAATATTACAGGTATTGTAAGTAAAGAATTTAGAGCTGACAGACATGGTAACGGTAACTATTTCCAACAGATTGCGATGCCTTTCTCTGGTAAAGTACTTGGAAGTTTAGCTGCAGAATTTAGTAAGAATTTTAACATAAACAGATATGGTGATCCGATTTTGAAATTCGATCATTTTAATGCTGTTTCTAATCACTTTACAAATCTGGCAACTGGAGCAACGAGTGACCCAACAGGATATTATATGTTGAAATCAACAAATAATAATCTTAATACAAGTACTCCACCAGCTACTCAGCCAACTATTGCCCCAACACCTGTAGGTTCTGTTTATACCCTTAATGGAAAACCTTATGCTAATCTTGCAAGCCCTGTAACTTTACAGAATGCTGCAGCAAGCGTGAATTTCGGATCGGGAGGTAACGCTATAAACAGTTATGGCGAGAAGTACAATACTTATATTGATGATAATTTCGATTTTACAGTTTCTGGACCATGGGCAGGAACATTCGGTAAGAACTATTATCAATTCGGAAACCCATTCCTTACAAACTTAGATTTATCTAAAATTGGATTCATCGAGAATGGAGGAGTAACTGATGGTAACAATATAGTAAATATCTGGGGAGTAGAATACAATCCAGGTACTGTAGTTACGCTTGCGAATGGTGCAACGTATGCTACCGGAAATCAAGTACAGACATTTAATGCAAGTGGAATACCTGCTGGTGATATAGGTCTTGTTATTAAGCCTATGCAGTCTTTCAAAATTAAACTAAGAGATAATACAGCACAGACTTTAAATTTTAATACTCTTAGAAGATTTGCTAATACTGCGAGAGCTGCAGCAACAGACTATAGTGTTGTAGCTGCTAAAAATTCAGGTGCTGGTGCTAAAGGAACTACTAATACTTTAAAACAATTAGGAGTTATTGCTTTAGATGCAACAGGAAATGAAATAGGTCGTACTTATTATGTTGTTTCTCCTGCATCAGTTACAGGTCATCAAAGCTCCAATGCTACGACAATTCAATCAATGGCTATAGGAGGTATTGTATTAGGTACCTTTGAAGAGGCACTGACAGGTGGCTATGATCCTAATTATACTTCAGTATATTCATTATATATTAATGAAGCTAATGAAGATAATTTCAAAGGTAAAAACGTTAAACTAGTTAACTTCAACCCGGGAGTAAAATCTTATAAGTTTGAGGTTAGAGAGAATGCAGAATTAATCAACAACGGTGCTCATCAGTTATCTTCGGGAATCGGCTTTTATTATAAAGCTGCGAATGGAACTGTGCAGCAAGCCAAACAAGGAGATATTGTTCCTGTAAACGGAGCAGAGTATGACTTGTATTACGGTGAGCCAAGTAATGTTGTTTTAGCAGCAACAGATATTAAAGCAGCAGCACCTGTAAGAACACAAGTTGTTTATAACTCTGCGATTGAAAACTATATTGTAAGATTTGATCCAAACTGGAAAAAAGCAGATATTGAGGTTTATGATATGAGTGGTAAATTGGTTATCTCCAAAAAAGCGGTAGATGCTACTAGAGACTTTGTAATTGAATTAGATGGTAAAATCAAAAATTCTTACATCGTGAAAGTTGTTTCTGACAAAGGAGATATTGTTAACACTAAAATCTTAAAATAA
- the clpX gene encoding ATP-dependent Clp protease ATP-binding subunit ClpX, with protein sequence MNSNQCSFCGRKRNEVQMLISGQNGFICENCIEQAHVIVKDSASKTGYSPAENINELKKPKEIKEFLNQYVIGQDQAKKQLSIAVYNHYKRLLHAQDENREVELEKSNIIMIGETGTGKTLLAKTIARELNVPFCIVDATILTEAGYVGEDVESILSRLLMVADYDVEKAERGIVFIDEIDKIARKSDNPSITRDVSGEGVQQGLLKLLEGSIVNVPPQGGRKHPDQKYIQVNTQNILFIAGGAFDGIKEIIERRMNKQAIGFSSEKINKTDEDEYILTNINAIDLRSFGLIPELLGRFPIITYLDKLTKEVMVRIMKEPKNSIVNQFVELFKMDGTNLVFTDGAIEKIVEETIEKGLGARGLRGTTEKVLEDYMFSIGEEKEIILTEDNIFVNK encoded by the coding sequence ATGAATTCAAACCAATGTTCTTTCTGCGGAAGAAAAAGAAATGAAGTGCAGATGCTGATTTCCGGCCAGAATGGTTTTATTTGCGAAAACTGTATCGAGCAGGCTCATGTCATTGTAAAAGATAGTGCTTCCAAAACGGGATATTCTCCTGCAGAAAATATAAACGAACTGAAGAAACCAAAAGAAATCAAAGAATTTCTTAATCAGTATGTAATAGGACAGGACCAGGCAAAAAAGCAATTGTCAATTGCGGTTTATAATCATTATAAAAGATTGCTTCACGCCCAGGATGAAAACAGGGAAGTTGAGCTGGAGAAATCAAACATCATCATGATCGGGGAGACCGGAACGGGTAAAACCTTATTGGCAAAAACCATCGCAAGAGAATTGAATGTGCCGTTCTGTATTGTTGACGCCACAATTCTTACTGAAGCAGGATATGTGGGGGAAGATGTTGAAAGTATTCTTTCAAGACTTTTAATGGTAGCCGACTATGATGTGGAAAAAGCCGAAAGAGGCATCGTATTTATTGATGAGATTGATAAAATTGCCAGAAAATCTGATAACCCGAGTATCACCAGAGATGTTTCGGGAGAAGGTGTTCAGCAGGGTTTATTAAAATTACTGGAAGGAAGTATTGTGAATGTTCCGCCTCAGGGAGGAAGAAAACATCCGGATCAAAAATATATTCAGGTGAATACTCAGAACATCCTGTTTATCGCTGGTGGTGCTTTTGATGGCATCAAAGAGATTATCGAAAGAAGAATGAACAAACAGGCCATAGGCTTTAGTTCAGAAAAAATCAATAAGACGGATGAAGATGAATATATATTAACGAATATTAATGCAATTGATCTTCGTTCTTTCGGATTAATTCCCGAACTTTTAGGCAGATTTCCAATCATCACTTACCTCGATAAACTCACGAAAGAGGTCATGGTAAGAATCATGAAAGAGCCGAAAAATTCAATTGTGAATCAATTTGTGGAGCTTTTCAAAATGGATGGCACGAATTTGGTTTTTACAGATGGTGCAATTGAAAAAATTGTAGAGGAGACCATTGAAAAAGGTTTAGGAGCAAGAGGATTGAGGGGAACAACCGAAAAAGTCCTTGAAGACTATATGTTTTCAATAGGTGAGGAAAAGGAAATAATATTAACGGAAGATAATATTTTTGTTAATAAATGA
- a CDS encoding HIT family protein: MSTIFTKIINGEIPSYKIAENEHFIAFLDAMPLVKGHTLVVPKKEVDLIFDLESEEYKNLWGFAQEVAKKVKQAIPCVRVGVAVVGLEVPHAHIHLIPLNKVEDMNFKNERLKLTTEEYTEIQNSIINS; this comes from the coding sequence ATGAGCACAATATTCACAAAAATCATCAACGGCGAAATACCTTCCTACAAAATTGCCGAAAATGAGCACTTTATCGCTTTTTTGGATGCAATGCCGCTTGTAAAAGGACATACACTGGTGGTTCCCAAAAAAGAAGTTGATCTTATTTTTGATCTGGAAAGTGAAGAATACAAGAATCTTTGGGGATTCGCTCAGGAAGTAGCCAAGAAAGTCAAACAGGCGATTCCCTGTGTGAGAGTAGGAGTGGCGGTTGTAGGATTGGAAGTTCCTCACGCACATATTCACTTGATTCCTTTAAATAAAGTAGAGGATATGAATTTTAAAAATGAAAGATTAAAATTAACAACCGAAGAGTACACTGAAATTCAGAACTCGATTATTAATTCTTAA
- the greA gene encoding transcription elongation factor GreA, protein MASYVTKEGLEKMKAELEQLETVERPKITQQIAEARDKGDLSENAEYDAAKEAQGMLEMRISKLKDVIATSKIIDESQLDTSKVSILTTVRLKNNATKQEQVFTLVPDNESDLKTGRISVNTPIAKGLLGKAVGETADITLPNGNKLSFEVLEITL, encoded by the coding sequence ATGGCAAGCTATGTTACAAAGGAGGGATTAGAGAAAATGAAAGCTGAGCTGGAACAGTTAGAAACTGTGGAAAGACCAAAAATTACCCAGCAGATCGCTGAAGCCAGAGATAAAGGAGATTTGTCTGAAAATGCAGAGTACGATGCGGCTAAAGAGGCTCAAGGTATGCTTGAAATGAGAATTTCTAAGCTAAAAGATGTCATTGCTACTTCTAAAATCATAGACGAAAGTCAGTTAGATACTTCAAAAGTTTCCATCCTTACCACGGTAAGACTTAAAAATAATGCAACAAAACAGGAACAGGTATTTACATTGGTTCCTGATAATGAAAGTGATCTTAAAACCGGGAGAATTTCTGTAAACACGCCGATCGCAAAGGGCCTGCTTGGAAAAGCTGTTGGAGAAACTGCTGATATTACGTTGCCAAACGGAAACAAATTGTCTTTTGAAGTTTTGGAAATAACATTATAA
- the dtd gene encoding D-aminoacyl-tRNA deacylase — translation MKVVIQRVSESHVKVDGKIVGEIGKGLMLLVGIDENDSTADADWLVQKILNLRIFGDDEGKLNLSVVDIAGEILCISQFTLIADYKKGNRPSFIKAAKPDKAIPLFDYFKEQISKSGLKTESGIFGADMKVSLINDGPVTIVMDSITKS, via the coding sequence ATGAAGGTCGTCATACAAAGAGTTTCCGAATCCCATGTAAAAGTTGACGGAAAAATTGTAGGTGAAATCGGAAAAGGATTAATGCTTTTGGTAGGAATTGATGAAAATGATTCAACAGCTGATGCTGATTGGCTGGTTCAGAAAATTTTAAACTTAAGGATTTTCGGGGATGATGAAGGAAAACTGAATTTATCCGTTGTTGATATCGCAGGAGAAATACTGTGTATCAGTCAGTTTACCTTGATTGCGGACTATAAAAAAGGAAATCGCCCGTCTTTCATTAAAGCTGCAAAACCGGATAAAGCCATTCCACTTTTTGATTATTTTAAAGAACAAATTTCAAAATCAGGATTAAAAACCGAGAGCGGCATTTTTGGAGCCGATATGAAAGTTTCTTTAATTAATGACGGCCCGGTGACGATCGTGATGGATTCTATTACAAAATCTTAA
- a CDS encoding FKBP-type peptidyl-prolyl cis-trans isomerase gives MKKTLITLVLLTGVNVVFAQKTYTDEQKASYYIGLDIAQNMKKQGFPADADLLAQAIKDEFSDKPRLFPKEEMGTFLQGFMQKQNEKKQAQEKIKAEENKKKSAEFLAKNKLNKNVKTTPSGLQYEVLKEGDGKAKPTASSTANVTYTGKLMDGTVFDSTDKNGGKPIELNLSGVIKGWTEGIQLMSKGAKYRFYIPSELAYGDNGAGGVIPPGAALIFDVELVDFK, from the coding sequence ATGAAAAAAACATTAATTACCTTAGTTCTTTTGACAGGAGTAAACGTTGTATTTGCTCAAAAAACCTATACCGACGAACAGAAAGCGTCTTATTATATCGGGCTTGACATTGCTCAAAACATGAAGAAACAAGGATTTCCTGCTGATGCAGATCTTTTGGCCCAAGCTATAAAAGATGAATTTTCTGATAAGCCAAGATTATTTCCAAAAGAAGAAATGGGTACTTTCCTGCAAGGTTTCATGCAGAAGCAAAATGAAAAAAAACAGGCTCAGGAAAAAATAAAAGCAGAAGAAAATAAAAAGAAAAGCGCAGAATTTCTTGCTAAAAACAAACTAAACAAAAATGTAAAAACAACGCCAAGTGGCCTGCAGTACGAAGTTTTGAAAGAAGGAGACGGAAAAGCAAAACCAACTGCATCAAGTACAGCCAATGTAACTTACACAGGAAAGCTGATGGACGGAACCGTTTTCGATTCTACGGATAAAAACGGCGGAAAACCAATCGAATTAAACCTTTCCGGAGTGATCAAAGGATGGACTGAAGGTATACAACTGATGAGCAAAGGTGCAAAATACAGATTCTATATTCCATCTGAATTAGCATATGGTGATAATGGAGCCGGCGGCGTGATTCCTCCGGGAGCAGCGCTTATCTTCGATGTGGAGTTAGTAGATTTTAAATAA
- a CDS encoding DUF1361 domain-containing protein, whose product MMKKLKESQRFEITLLLILMTGFCFSLSIFRYYLSDTKVFLFLNWNLFLAWIPLLISSFLVIFKIKSKFSLINIIAVWILFFPNSPYILTDLFHLKIRSTVPIWYDLMVILSYAWAGLFCGFISLLDIERLLSDYFKKPTINFVTVFFLFLSSFGVYLGRFLRWNSWDILNNPFGLFNDILSRIIYPAEHPKTWAITLLMGVMLNFMYLMLKSIRNQNVLKTVNEN is encoded by the coding sequence ATGATGAAAAAATTAAAGGAAAGTCAAAGGTTTGAAATCACATTATTGTTGATTTTGATGACAGGGTTCTGTTTTAGCCTTTCCATTTTCAGATATTATTTGAGTGATACGAAAGTGTTTTTATTTTTGAATTGGAATTTATTCCTGGCTTGGATTCCGCTTCTGATCAGTAGTTTTTTAGTCATTTTTAAAATTAAAAGTAAATTTTCTCTAATTAATATCATTGCAGTCTGGATTTTATTTTTCCCGAATTCACCTTACATTCTGACGGATCTTTTTCATTTAAAAATCAGAAGTACAGTACCGATCTGGTATGATTTGATGGTCATTCTTTCTTATGCATGGGCAGGTTTGTTTTGCGGTTTTATCAGTTTGCTGGATATTGAAAGGCTGCTTTCGGATTATTTTAAAAAACCGACGATCAATTTTGTCACCGTTTTCTTTTTATTCTTATCCAGTTTTGGGGTATATCTCGGACGATTCCTGAGATGGAACAGCTGGGATATTCTGAATAACCCTTTCGGCTTGTTTAATGATATTTTGTCCAGAATTATCTATCCGGCGGAACATCCAAAGACCTGGGCTATCACTCTTCTGATGGGAGTTATGCTTAATTTTATGTATTTAATGCTTAAATCTATAAGAAACCAAAATGTACTGAAAACCGTTAATGAAAACTAG
- a CDS encoding DUF4153 domain-containing protein — protein sequence MKTHHYIFLTTALFIIVFYDQNIGLNLGIISIIYAVLTLFRTPQKNRTKTFLFLFVTSILSSIAFAWYGDFPSLLAVVSSILLLGYRSKNRRMKILLLIPVFVVNCFTAICRFFSFDEWLPKTNTSKLWQKTFAFVLIPLLLISVFFGIYSAGSDHFANLFTNIEIDINFWQLFAITVLGFFIAFNYWNHAVEKLIYKNNHILDNDFKEKDKIQKSTYSFLDLDAERMSGVISFFALNILLIFFIITYNYEQFYEVAKTPAKLSEETHERVNAVIVSIIMAILVIMFYFKSNFNFDPKAGLMKILVKIWILMNAILVISAMVKNMEYILSYGFTYKRLGVCAFLILSLIGLIMTFIKIQMKKRNAFLFNSMTWYFYATILLCSYINWGGIITSQNMKRKDFVLNYHKNQINFNEKQLLKYAEEKNDEKLKSEILNKIKPQKDEKFLSKVLYYQTVK from the coding sequence ATGAAAACACATCACTATATATTTCTTACAACCGCCTTATTCATCATCGTATTTTACGACCAGAATATAGGGTTGAACCTGGGGATTATCAGTATTATTTATGCAGTACTTACGCTTTTCAGGACTCCTCAAAAAAACAGGACAAAAACCTTTCTTTTCCTTTTTGTGACAAGTATTCTTTCGAGTATTGCATTTGCTTGGTACGGAGATTTTCCTTCATTGTTGGCGGTTGTAAGTTCAATTTTGCTCTTAGGCTACAGATCCAAGAACAGAAGAATGAAAATCCTTCTTCTTATTCCTGTTTTTGTAGTAAATTGTTTTACGGCTATTTGCAGATTCTTCAGTTTCGACGAATGGCTTCCGAAAACAAACACCTCAAAGCTATGGCAGAAAACTTTTGCTTTTGTGTTGATACCTTTACTGTTAATCTCTGTTTTCTTCGGAATTTATTCTGCGGGAAGTGATCATTTTGCCAATCTTTTCACCAATATCGAAATTGATATTAATTTCTGGCAGTTATTTGCCATCACGGTTTTAGGCTTTTTTATCGCTTTTAATTATTGGAATCATGCCGTTGAAAAACTGATCTACAAAAACAACCACATTTTAGACAATGATTTTAAGGAAAAGGATAAAATTCAGAAATCAACCTATTCTTTCCTTGATTTGGATGCCGAGAGAATGAGTGGTGTAATTTCTTTCTTTGCTTTAAATATTTTATTGATTTTTTTCATTATTACTTATAATTACGAGCAATTTTATGAAGTAGCAAAAACTCCTGCCAAACTTTCGGAAGAAACGCATGAAAGGGTGAATGCAGTGATTGTATCTATTATAATGGCCATTCTGGTGATCATGTTTTATTTTAAATCCAATTTTAATTTTGATCCGAAAGCAGGTTTAATGAAAATTTTAGTCAAAATCTGGATTTTAATGAATGCCATTCTGGTAATTTCTGCGATGGTGAAAAATATGGAATATATTCTTAGCTATGGATTTACCTACAAAAGATTAGGAGTTTGTGCGTTTCTGATTTTATCATTGATTGGATTGATTATGACTTTCATTAAAATTCAAATGAAAAAAAGAAATGCTTTCCTTTTCAACAGTATGACCTGGTATTTCTATGCGACAATATTGCTTTGCAGCTATATCAACTGGGGCGGGATCATCACTTCCCAAAATATGAAGCGTAAAGATTTTGTTCTTAATTACCATAAAAATCAAATCAATTTCAATGAAAAGCAACTCCTAAAATATGCTGAAGAAAAAAATGATGAAAAGCTAAAGTCTGAAATTTTAAATAAAATAAAACCACAGAAAGATGAGAAATTCCTCTCCAAAGTCCTTTATTATCAAACGGTAAAGTAA
- a CDS encoding Coq4 family protein produces the protein MKKIRVQFLLFVYDKTQKIYRKYFKKKKRQWQFTEKQLLEFQEDSLGRKLGEFYKKHGFTMIPKMENHDVHHLITGCGTNFEDEIAMQFLLLGNGKLNAHLLAAVVLGVLILPEYFKMYMNAYRKGQNMRPFYQWDFEALLWQNFDHLKDFIQQKQSTVYH, from the coding sequence ATGAAAAAAATACGTGTCCAATTTCTGCTTTTTGTGTACGATAAGACTCAAAAAATCTACAGGAAATATTTTAAAAAGAAGAAAAGACAATGGCAGTTTACAGAGAAACAGTTGCTTGAATTTCAGGAAGATTCTTTAGGAAGAAAGCTCGGGGAATTTTATAAAAAACACGGATTCACCATGATCCCCAAAATGGAAAACCATGACGTTCACCATCTGATTACCGGATGCGGAACCAATTTCGAGGACGAAATAGCCATGCAGTTTCTTCTTTTAGGAAATGGAAAACTCAATGCGCATCTTTTGGCTGCGGTTGTTTTAGGAGTTTTGATTTTGCCGGAATATTTCAAAATGTACATGAATGCGTATAGAAAAGGTCAAAATATGCGCCCGTTTTATCAATGGGATTTTGAAGCATTATTATGGCAGAATTTCGACCATTTGAAGGACTTCATCCAACAAAAGCAAAGTACAGTTTATCACTAA
- a CDS encoding winged helix-turn-helix domain-containing protein, with protein sequence MIKINQLNKEFESRVRLGIMSVLIVNDWVDFSEMKSLLEITDGNLASHSNALEKAGYIEVKKEFVGKKPRTSYRVTQSGREAFTEHLNALEKLIGR encoded by the coding sequence ATGATAAAAATAAATCAACTCAACAAAGAATTCGAAAGTCGCGTAAGATTGGGCATTATGTCTGTTCTTATAGTCAACGATTGGGTTGATTTTTCGGAAATGAAAAGCTTGCTGGAGATTACGGACGGTAATTTGGCCAGTCACAGTAATGCTTTGGAAAAAGCAGGATATATTGAAGTAAAAAAAGAATTTGTGGGCAAAAAGCCCAGAACATCTTACCGTGTAACACAAAGTGGGAGAGAAGCTTTTACGGAGCACCTTAATGCTTTGGAAAAACTAATAGGAAGATAA